In Mixophyes fleayi isolate aMixFle1 chromosome 4, aMixFle1.hap1, whole genome shotgun sequence, the following proteins share a genomic window:
- the LOC142149577 gene encoding histone H1.10-like produces the protein MNLLYRGPEFLLAALLVVDTVRKLGEKNGSSLAKIYSEAKKVSWFDQQNGRTYLKYSVKALVQNKTLLQVKGVRANGSFRLNKKKLEALAVHKKAPAAAKPAAKKAAASSTPKKSHKKAKPAAKKTSAKTAAKSPKKAAPSRAIKKVAKAAKPKGLKAKKA, from the coding sequence atgaatttgttgtaccggggccctgaattcctcttggcagccctgttggTGGTGGACACCGTCCGTAAGCTGGGGGAGAAGAACGGTTCATCCCTGGCCAAGATCTACAGTGAGGCCAAGAAGGTGTCCTGGTTCGACCAGCAGAACGGCCGCACTTACCTGAAATACTCCGTCAAGGCGCTGGTGCAGAACAAAACCCTGCTGCAGGTCAAGGGGGTCAGGGCCAATGGCTCGTTCCGCCTTAACAAGAAGAAGCTGGAAGCTCTGGCCGTCCACAAGAAGGCACCAGCCGCTGCCAAACCCGCGGCCAAGAAGGCAGCCGCCAGCAGCACCCCAAAGAAGAGCCACAAGAAGGCAAAGCCGGCGGCTAAGAAGACCAGCGCCAAAACCGCAGCCAAGAGCCCCAAGAAGGCGGCCCCCAGCCGGGCCATCAAAAAGGTGGCGAAGGCTGCCAAGCCTAAGGGGCTGAAAGCCAAGAAGGCGTAA